The following are encoded together in the Panicum virgatum strain AP13 chromosome 6K, P.virgatum_v5, whole genome shotgun sequence genome:
- the LOC120712981 gene encoding uncharacterized protein LOC120712981 isoform X2, with amino-acid sequence MAAAFYSEDRPTAFRATPPTNHRGPQTHNKEAFNEWDVAKGAAMEILPKVAYVMAFSGWTLIYFWVIPKLKHFKDMLDASNKEKLAMVDEIERCHQRLRQFEARDSVGQGKRY; translated from the exons atggccgccgccttctACTCCGAGGACCGTCCTACCGCCTTTCGAGCTACTCCACCAACCAACCACAGG GGTCCTCAAACTCATAACAAGGAAGCTTTCAATGAGTGGGACGT TGCAAAGGGTGCAGCGATGGAAATCTTACCCAAGGTAGCTTACGTCATGGCGTTCAGTGGCTGGACGCTTATATATTTTTGGGTTATTCCAAAACTGAAGCATTTCAAGGACATGTTGGATGCTTCTAATAAAGAAAAGTTGGCCATGGTAGATGAGATAGAACGCTGTCATCAGAGGCTACGTCAGTTCGAAGCTAGAGATTCAGTGG GACAAGGTAAAAGATACTGA
- the LOC120712981 gene encoding uncharacterized protein LOC120712981 isoform X1, which translates to MRPVILDTYHNLDNLDIAGIGDAVCSVLFLQGPQTHNKEAFNEWDVAKGAAMEILPKVAYVMAFSGWTLIYFWVIPKLKHFKDMLDASNKEKLAMVDEIERCHQRLRQFEARDSVGQGKRY; encoded by the exons ATGCGGCCAGTGATTCTAGATACATATCACAATCTTGATAACCTTGATATTGCTGGCATTGGTGATGCTGTTTGTTCTGTTCTGTTTCTTCAGGGTCCTCAAACTCATAACAAGGAAGCTTTCAATGAGTGGGACGT TGCAAAGGGTGCAGCGATGGAAATCTTACCCAAGGTAGCTTACGTCATGGCGTTCAGTGGCTGGACGCTTATATATTTTTGGGTTATTCCAAAACTGAAGCATTTCAAGGACATGTTGGATGCTTCTAATAAAGAAAAGTTGGCCATGGTAGATGAGATAGAACGCTGTCATCAGAGGCTACGTCAGTTCGAAGCTAGAGATTCAGTGG GACAAGGTAAAAGATACTGA
- the LOC120712982 gene encoding ACT domain-containing protein ACR4-like, whose protein sequence is MMACGSRSRSNEMVDEFEKLVIRMNPPRVTVDNDSDMTATLVKVDSANKYGTLLEVVQVLTDLKLTIKRGYISSDGEWFMDVFHVVDQDGNKLYDGQVIDRIEQSLGAGSLSFRAAPERSVGVEAEAEEEQTTIELIGTDRPGLLSEVFAVLTDLKCNIVASEVWTHDARVAALVRVTDADAGGPVADPGRLDTVRRLLRHVLRGSSRDRAAARAAISARAAHAQRRLHQMMHADRRRGGGGEDAGGCFEGAGAGGSDDDGDGYGGAAPRGGSGRPVVEVEDCAERGYTLVNVRCRDRPKLLFDTVCTLTDMQYVVFHGTVIAEGSEAYQEYYIRHLGDSAGSSGEDRDRLRRALEAAIERRYTEGLRLELCCEDRVGLLSDVTRIFREHGLSVTHAEVETRGARAANVFYVVDASGQPVQVQAVEAVRAEIGEHVLSVREPPADTGGPRSPVGAGAGRRSLGNMIRSRSEKFLYNLGLIRSCS, encoded by the exons ATGATGGCCTGCGGGTCTCGAAGTCGGAGCAACGAGATGGTCGACGAGTTCGAGAAGCTGGTCATCCGGATGAACCCTCCAAG GGTCACCGTGGACAACGACTCCGACATGACTGCCACCTTGGTGAAG GTGGACAGCGCGAACAAGTATGGGACCTTGCTGGAGGTGGTTCAGGTGCTGACCGATCTGAAGCTGACCATCAAGAGGGGCTACATTTCCTCCGACGGCGAGTGGTTCATGGATG TGTTCCATGTCGTGGATCAGGATGGGAATAAACTTTATGACGGCCAAGTCATCGACAGAATTGAACAG TCCCTGGGAGCGGGATCGCTGAGCTTccgggcggcgccggagcggtcggtgggcgtggaggcggaggcggaggaggagcagacCACCATCGAGCTGATCGGCACCGACCGGCCGGGCCTGCTGTCGGAGGTGTTCGCGGTGCTCACGGACCTCAAGTGCAACATCGTGGCGTCGGAGGTGTGGACCCACGACGCCCgcgtggcggcgctggtgcgcgtgacggacgccgacgccggcggcccCGTCGCTGACCCCGGCCGCCTCGACACCGTGAGGCGCCTCCTCCGCCACGTCCTCCGCGGGAGCAGCCGCGACAGGGCGGCTGCCCGCGCCGCCATCTCGGcgcgcgccgcgcacgcgcagcgCCGGCTCCACCAGATGATGCACGCGGacaggcgccgcggcggcggcggcgaggacgccggCGGCTGCTtcgagggcgccggcgccggcggctccgacgacgacggcgacggctacggcggcgctgcgccgcgcggcggctccgggcggccggtggtggaggtggaggactGCGCCGAGCGCGGGTACACGCTCGTCAACGTGCGGTGCCGCGACCGGCCCAAGCTGCTGTTCGACACGGTGTGCACGCTCACCGACATGCAGTACGTTGTCTTCCACGGCACCGTCATCGCCGAGGGCTCCGAGGCCTACCAG GAGTACTACATCCGGCACCTCGGCGACAGCGCCGGCAGCTCCGGCGAGGACCgcgaccgcctccgccgcgccctcgaGGCCGCGATCGAGCGGCGCTACACCGAG GGCTTGAGGCTGGAGCTGTGCTGCGAGGACCGCGTCGGGCTGCTGTCGGACGTGACGCGCATCTTCCGGGAGCACGGGCTGTCGGTGACGCACGCCGAGGTGGAGACCcgcggggcgcgggcggccAACGTGTTCTACGTGGTGGACGCGTCGGGGCAGCCCGTGCAGGTGCAGGCCGTGGAGGCCGTGCGCGCCGAGATCGGCGAGCACGTCCTGTCCGTCCGAGAGCCGCCGGCGGACACCGGCGGGCCCAGGTCgcccgtcggcgccggcgccgggcgccgCTCGCTCGGGAACATGATCCGCTCCCGCTCCGAGAAGTTCCTCTACAACCTCGGCCTCATCCGCTCCTGCTCgtag